One Idiomarina loihiensis L2TR genomic window carries:
- the pyrD gene encoding quinone-dependent dihydroorotate dehydrogenase yields the protein MYNLIKPLLFRQDPEKTHELMLGILSKWHRTPLSLFWKQNVASKPVRVMGIDFPNPVGLAAGLDKNAECIDAFSQMGFGFIEVGTVTPVAQPGNDKPRLFRLTEDEAIINRMGFNNDGVDELVKNVKASSYKGVLGINIGKNKNTPEEQAIDDYLACLNKVYPYADYVTINISSPNTPGLRNLQHGSSLDGLLSSLKTAQLTLAKEYERYVPLVVKIAPDLEDHEVEVMAQSLLKNEMDGVIATNTTLSRDGLQSSQAGEAGGLSGKPLQDKSTRVIELLCKTLQRKIPVIGVGGIDSVESAEAKLKAGASLVQVYTGFIYQGPGLIRSIVSHL from the coding sequence ATGTACAACCTTATAAAGCCATTGTTGTTCCGCCAGGATCCCGAGAAAACGCACGAGTTAATGCTCGGGATCCTGAGTAAATGGCATCGCACACCGTTGTCGCTGTTCTGGAAGCAAAACGTAGCCAGCAAACCGGTTCGGGTTATGGGAATTGATTTCCCTAACCCAGTCGGTCTAGCGGCTGGTCTTGATAAAAACGCCGAGTGTATAGACGCATTTTCTCAAATGGGTTTTGGTTTTATCGAAGTTGGTACAGTGACACCTGTAGCTCAGCCGGGTAATGATAAACCTCGTTTATTCCGCTTGACCGAAGACGAAGCAATTATTAACCGCATGGGTTTCAACAACGATGGGGTTGATGAGCTTGTTAAGAATGTCAAAGCGTCTTCTTATAAAGGCGTGTTAGGCATTAATATCGGTAAAAACAAAAACACGCCGGAAGAGCAGGCCATTGATGACTACCTTGCGTGTCTGAATAAGGTTTATCCTTACGCAGACTATGTCACGATTAACATTTCATCTCCTAATACTCCGGGTTTAAGAAACCTTCAGCACGGCTCCAGTCTTGATGGCTTATTGTCCAGCCTTAAAACGGCTCAGCTGACTTTGGCAAAAGAGTATGAGCGCTACGTGCCGCTGGTGGTTAAAATAGCTCCGGATCTTGAAGATCATGAAGTGGAAGTTATGGCGCAGTCACTATTAAAGAATGAAATGGATGGCGTAATAGCAACCAACACAACTTTGTCGCGTGACGGACTGCAAAGCAGTCAGGCCGGCGAAGCAGGGGGCTTAAGCGGTAAACCACTTCAGGATAAAAGTACTCGAGTGATAGAGCTGTTATGTAAAACTTTGCAAAGAAAAATACCGGTTATAGGCGTTGGTGGCATTGATTCAGTTGAGTCAGCAGAGGCCAAACTCAAGGCTGGAGCGAGCCTGGTGCAAGTTTACACAGGGTTTATCTATCAAGGGCCTGGGCTAATTCGCTCAATTGTTAGTCACTTGTAA
- a CDS encoding NAD-glutamate dehydrogenase, protein MSLVDSQSPVLLEKVVELIKKKVPASQAHLVADFAKRLYRNIASDDLTNRHDSDMYGAVLGLWHSFNEYKPGDKALIKVYNPEVPTDGWESPHTIIEIIQNDMPFMVDSVRMALARLGITSHLLLHMPLSHKRDKNSQVTELQKPGTRSDDNYVDTVFLIEIDRQTSKEEIKTLKSELVSVMEEISLAVEDWQAMRKRLQTVSEQLDHEYYPGSKKEKKEIKEFLQWLANDNFTLTGYRSYELTPVKGDYELKQVKDSSLGLMKNSVSEKGRLVSSLPEDAREITHNERLLLLTKTNSKSRVHRPAYSDYIGVKRFNEDGEVIGEDRFIGLYSANFYNNSARDIPLVSEKISRVLDMSGFAPQSHAAKALLNILETYPRDEIVQAEEDDLLTVGLGVLQMQERDMTRAFLRRDIFGRFMSCMVYVPKERYNTLLRQRTQSVLARTLKTEYDVDFTTYFSESSLARTHYTVRLSEDHQDVNVKELEQNLIEAARTWEDNFERILQSTFGEANATRLNKRYATAFPRAYKEDVLPSVAISDIKQLESLNDEHKLGMVLYRAQEEKDDSKHLHLKLFHKDEPIHLSDVLPMLENFGLRVIGESPYQIKTGDGDVYWVLDFHMLHTAGSLNLEESRETFQEAFALVWNGKLEDDGFNRLVLGAGMNGRQATILRMFAKYMRQIGTTFSQSYIESTFSKYPLLAKLVVKMFYSKFEPGTKGVEKKLEALHTRINTELDNVANLDDDRIIRRYVELIDAALRTNFFQKDEQGNDKPYISVKFLPELVPEMPLPLPKFEIFVYSPKVEGVHLRGGKVARGGLRWSDRREDFRTEVLGLVKAQQVKNTVIVPVGAKGGFICKALPEDREGMMAEGKECYKTFIRALLDITDNIVEGEIVPPKSVVRRDEDDPYLVVAADKGTATFSDIANGISAEYNFWLGDAFASGGSVGYDHKKMGITARGAWESVKRHFREMGIDCQTTDFTCVAIGDMGGDVFGNGMLLSKHTRLQAAFNHLHIFIDPEPDAAKSWEERDRLFKMPRSSWDDYNRELISKGGGIFNRSAKAIELTPEIKKMLGTQKKSMTPNDLIKACLTMEVDLIWNGGIGTYVKGKAETDSDVGDRANDALRVNGRELNAKIIGEGGNLGFTQLGRIEFAQNGGRVNTDFVDNVGGVDCSDNEVNIKILLNGLVNSGDLTKKQRDKLLYDMTDDVAKIVLDDCNRQTQSISVTALRGTDQVKEYTRFIHHLEREHSLNRQLEFLPDDDELVERQATNQGLTRPELSIITAYGKMVLKEQLITDEITEDPYHMRELFDSFPEALRERFADSMVSHPLKGQIIATKLANNIVNDMGPNFVFRKQEATGSTVAEIASAYVVARECFKVEELWEQIEALNNKVPAEVQNEVLFQLRRMVRRATRWFLRHRNPALSGIQEHLDFYMGAFDDLRENSLKYMVEDEAKLIQETIEKYKEHGFPAKLAKQIASLSTVFSAMDLAEVANETGQSFKTVGTLYFRLGAEINLHWFLIQINNQPVANHWQALARAAFREELDWQQRSLTQVVLRSTPDVSDPEKMISEWIEQNEVLLSRWQQMLSDFRTTKSHEFAKFSVALRELMLLSHNCAPKVIS, encoded by the coding sequence ATGTCGTTGGTCGATAGTCAATCTCCGGTTTTACTGGAAAAAGTCGTTGAATTGATAAAAAAGAAAGTTCCCGCCTCTCAAGCGCACTTAGTAGCAGATTTTGCCAAGCGCTTATATCGCAATATTGCCAGTGATGATTTAACGAACCGCCACGATAGTGATATGTATGGTGCGGTTTTGGGTTTATGGCACAGCTTTAATGAGTATAAACCCGGTGATAAAGCACTGATAAAAGTATATAACCCTGAAGTCCCGACGGACGGCTGGGAGTCTCCTCATACCATTATTGAAATTATTCAAAATGATATGCCATTTATGGTCGACTCAGTGCGCATGGCGCTGGCTCGTCTGGGCATTACATCGCATTTATTACTGCATATGCCGTTGAGCCATAAACGGGACAAAAATAGCCAGGTTACTGAATTACAGAAACCGGGTACCCGTAGCGATGATAACTATGTCGACACGGTTTTTCTTATTGAAATAGACCGCCAAACCAGCAAGGAAGAGATAAAAACGTTAAAAAGTGAGCTGGTGTCGGTAATGGAAGAAATCAGTCTTGCTGTTGAAGACTGGCAGGCTATGCGTAAGCGTCTACAGACGGTTTCGGAGCAACTGGATCATGAATACTATCCGGGCTCAAAAAAAGAAAAGAAAGAAATTAAAGAGTTCTTACAATGGCTGGCCAATGATAACTTCACGTTAACCGGTTACCGTTCCTATGAGCTAACTCCGGTGAAAGGCGACTACGAACTCAAACAGGTTAAAGACTCCAGTCTGGGGTTAATGAAAAACTCCGTTAGTGAAAAAGGACGTTTGGTTTCCAGCTTACCGGAAGATGCGCGCGAAATAACGCACAACGAACGCCTGTTACTGTTGACCAAAACCAACTCGAAATCACGGGTTCATCGTCCAGCATACTCAGACTACATTGGTGTTAAACGCTTTAATGAAGACGGCGAAGTCATAGGTGAAGACCGCTTTATTGGTTTGTATTCGGCCAACTTCTATAACAACAGTGCACGTGATATCCCGTTGGTGAGTGAGAAAATATCCCGCGTATTAGACATGTCAGGCTTTGCTCCGCAGTCTCACGCGGCTAAAGCACTGTTGAATATTTTAGAGACTTATCCTCGTGACGAAATTGTGCAGGCAGAAGAAGATGACTTACTAACTGTCGGTCTGGGCGTGTTGCAAATGCAGGAGCGCGACATGACCCGCGCTTTTCTGCGCCGCGATATTTTCGGCCGCTTTATGTCGTGCATGGTTTATGTGCCAAAAGAGCGCTATAACACCTTGTTACGTCAACGAACTCAAAGTGTGTTGGCGCGTACATTGAAAACCGAATACGACGTCGACTTTACCACTTATTTTTCAGAGTCTTCGTTAGCAAGAACACATTATACCGTGCGTTTGAGCGAAGACCATCAGGATGTGAACGTGAAAGAATTAGAACAGAACTTAATTGAAGCGGCCCGCACGTGGGAAGACAACTTCGAACGTATTTTGCAGTCCACTTTCGGGGAAGCAAATGCTACCCGTTTAAACAAACGATACGCTACGGCATTTCCCCGTGCGTATAAAGAAGACGTTTTACCGTCGGTAGCAATTTCAGACATAAAACAACTGGAATCGTTAAATGACGAACATAAACTGGGTATGGTGTTATACCGTGCTCAGGAAGAAAAAGACGACAGTAAACATCTGCACTTGAAGCTGTTCCATAAAGACGAACCGATTCATCTGTCGGACGTACTGCCGATGCTCGAGAACTTCGGGTTACGGGTTATTGGCGAAAGCCCTTACCAGATTAAAACGGGCGACGGTGATGTGTACTGGGTTCTTGATTTCCACATGCTTCACACTGCAGGCTCGTTGAATCTGGAAGAGAGTCGTGAAACCTTCCAGGAAGCCTTTGCGTTAGTCTGGAACGGTAAATTAGAAGACGACGGCTTTAACCGCTTGGTACTAGGTGCCGGCATGAATGGCCGTCAGGCCACTATTTTGCGTATGTTTGCGAAATACATGCGTCAAATTGGCACCACATTCAGCCAAAGCTACATAGAGAGTACGTTCAGTAAGTATCCTCTGCTGGCCAAGCTGGTTGTGAAGATGTTTTACAGCAAGTTTGAACCGGGTACAAAAGGTGTTGAGAAAAAGCTTGAAGCACTTCATACCCGTATTAATACCGAGTTGGACAACGTTGCCAACCTTGACGATGACCGTATTATTCGTCGCTATGTCGAACTGATTGATGCAGCTTTGCGTACCAACTTCTTCCAGAAAGACGAGCAGGGCAACGACAAACCTTATATTTCAGTTAAGTTCTTGCCTGAGCTGGTACCGGAAATGCCGTTACCGTTACCTAAGTTTGAAATTTTTGTTTACTCGCCGAAAGTCGAAGGTGTGCATCTTCGTGGCGGTAAAGTAGCTCGTGGTGGCTTGCGCTGGTCAGACCGTCGTGAAGACTTCCGCACCGAAGTACTTGGTCTGGTAAAAGCTCAGCAAGTGAAGAACACCGTTATTGTACCTGTGGGTGCAAAAGGCGGCTTTATTTGTAAAGCTTTACCGGAAGACAGAGAAGGCATGATGGCCGAGGGTAAAGAGTGCTATAAAACCTTTATCCGTGCGTTACTGGACATTACCGATAACATCGTTGAAGGAGAAATTGTTCCTCCGAAAAGTGTTGTTCGCCGTGACGAAGACGACCCATACCTGGTTGTTGCCGCAGATAAAGGTACTGCAACTTTCTCTGATATCGCTAACGGTATTTCAGCTGAATATAACTTCTGGTTGGGTGATGCCTTTGCATCAGGCGGCTCAGTTGGCTATGACCACAAGAAAATGGGTATTACCGCTCGTGGTGCCTGGGAATCAGTTAAACGCCATTTCCGCGAAATGGGTATCGATTGCCAAACCACAGACTTTACCTGTGTTGCCATTGGTGACATGGGTGGCGATGTATTTGGTAACGGCATGTTGCTGTCCAAGCATACGCGCTTACAAGCGGCATTTAACCACTTGCACATCTTTATTGATCCGGAGCCAGACGCTGCGAAATCCTGGGAAGAGCGTGACCGTTTATTCAAAATGCCGCGTTCAAGCTGGGATGATTACAACCGCGAATTGATTTCAAAAGGTGGTGGCATCTTCAACAGAAGTGCTAAAGCGATTGAGCTAACGCCTGAAATTAAGAAAATGCTGGGTACCCAGAAAAAATCAATGACACCGAATGATTTGATCAAAGCCTGCTTAACGATGGAAGTTGATCTTATCTGGAATGGTGGTATCGGTACTTACGTTAAAGGCAAAGCCGAAACCGACAGCGATGTTGGTGACCGCGCTAACGATGCGTTGCGCGTTAACGGTCGCGAGCTGAACGCGAAAATTATCGGTGAGGGCGGCAACTTAGGCTTTACCCAGTTAGGCCGTATTGAATTTGCACAAAACGGTGGACGAGTTAATACCGACTTTGTCGATAACGTGGGTGGCGTGGACTGCTCAGATAACGAAGTTAATATTAAAATCTTACTTAACGGTTTAGTTAACAGTGGCGATCTGACGAAGAAGCAACGCGATAAACTGCTTTACGATATGACCGACGATGTCGCGAAAATTGTTCTTGATGACTGTAACAGACAAACACAGTCAATTTCGGTAACAGCATTGCGTGGCACCGATCAAGTTAAAGAATACACGCGGTTTATTCATCACCTTGAGCGCGAGCATTCGTTGAATCGTCAGCTTGAGTTTTTACCTGATGATGATGAGTTAGTTGAGCGTCAAGCAACGAACCAGGGCTTAACACGTCCGGAGCTGTCTATTATTACGGCTTACGGAAAAATGGTTCTTAAAGAGCAGTTGATAACGGATGAAATCACAGAAGATCCGTACCACATGCGTGAACTTTTTGACTCCTTCCCGGAGGCTTTACGTGAGCGTTTTGCTGACAGCATGGTATCTCATCCGCTGAAAGGTCAGATTATTGCCACTAAGCTCGCCAATAATATCGTTAACGATATGGGACCAAACTTTGTTTTCCGCAAGCAGGAGGCAACCGGCTCGACAGTTGCTGAAATAGCTTCTGCTTATGTCGTTGCCCGCGAGTGTTTTAAAGTTGAAGAGCTGTGGGAACAAATTGAGGCACTGAATAATAAAGTGCCTGCCGAAGTTCAGAATGAAGTTTTATTCCAGCTTCGTCGTATGGTTCGCCGCGCAACTCGTTGGTTCTTGCGTCATCGTAATCCAGCTCTGAGTGGCATTCAGGAGCACTTAGATTTCTACATGGGTGCATTTGACGACTTACGCGAGAACAGCCTCAAGTATATGGTTGAAGACGAAGCTAAACTCATTCAAGAAACGATTGAGAAGTATAAAGAGCATGGCTTCCCTGCCAAGTTGGCAAAACAAATTGCGAGCCTGAGCACAGTATTTTCTGCCATGGATCTTGCTGAAGTTGCCAATGAAACAGGACAGTCGTTCAAGACGGTTGGTACGCTTTACTTCCGCCTGGGTGCGGAAATAAACTTACATTGGTTCTTAATACAAATTAATAACCAACCTGTGGCGAACCACTGGCAAGCCCTGGCAAGAGCGGCATTCCGTGAAGAGCTCGATTGGCAGCAACGTTCGTTAACTCAAGTTGTACTACGTTCAACACCAGACGTAAGCGACCCGGAAAAGATGATCAGCGAGTGGATAGAGCAAAACGAAGTGTTGTTATCTCGTTGGCAGCAAATGCTGTCAGACTTCCGTACAACGAAGAGCCACGAGTTTGCTAAATTCTCGGTCGCTTTGCGCGAGCTTATGCTGTTGAGCCACAACTGTGCACCTAAAGTGATCAGTTAA
- the nhaC gene encoding Na+/H+ antiporter NhaC: MSHKTKAPSLLQALIPLLALIGMLSSSVYLFGEDSSYGPNQIALLVAAGIAVIIGFKNGFSWQQIEEGITEGISVALGAMLIILAVGSLIGTWLLSGTVPTLIYFGLELLNPSLFYAASCIICGVVALSIGSSWTTAATIGVALMGVASGMGLEPGIAAGAIVSGAYFGDKMSPLSDTTNLAPAVAGTELFAHIRYMGYTAGPAFAISIALFLILGLNTDTNVSLQRLELMQEQLSATFNVGWEMLVPLAVLLYLAATRKPALPTVFFGALLGGVWALIFQPEMVSQIAGEQGWVAALKVVWLALSDGVSVSTGSANLDSLLSGGGMSSMLNTVWLILSAMTFGAIMEKVGLLERFIRGMLKSAKSVGSLVTGTIFTCFGANVLTADQYMAIVLPGRMFKEEYERRNLDPRVLSRTLEDSGTITSALIPWNTCGAYMFSVLAVSPFEYGIYAFFNYLTPLIAIILAYTGWTILYLNPKDKTAEA; encoded by the coding sequence ATGAGTCATAAAACAAAAGCACCCAGTTTATTACAGGCGCTGATTCCTTTACTTGCGCTAATCGGAATGTTGTCCTCGTCGGTTTATTTATTTGGCGAAGACTCTTCTTATGGACCCAATCAGATAGCCTTGTTAGTGGCGGCCGGTATTGCTGTCATCATAGGTTTTAAAAACGGCTTTAGCTGGCAACAAATAGAAGAGGGCATAACCGAGGGGATTTCTGTAGCCCTGGGCGCAATGTTAATCATTCTTGCTGTCGGTTCGTTAATTGGTACCTGGTTGTTGTCAGGTACCGTTCCAACATTAATTTACTTTGGTCTGGAACTGCTAAACCCAAGCTTATTCTATGCGGCAAGTTGTATTATTTGTGGTGTAGTAGCGCTATCTATCGGAAGTTCCTGGACAACCGCAGCGACCATTGGTGTAGCATTAATGGGAGTAGCTTCCGGTATGGGCTTAGAGCCAGGTATCGCTGCTGGTGCAATAGTTTCGGGAGCGTACTTTGGTGATAAAATGTCACCTTTGTCTGATACCACCAACTTGGCACCAGCCGTCGCAGGAACAGAACTGTTCGCTCACATCCGTTATATGGGGTATACCGCAGGACCTGCTTTTGCTATCTCGATAGCCTTGTTCTTAATTCTTGGTCTTAACACCGATACCAACGTTAGTTTACAGCGTCTGGAACTGATGCAGGAGCAATTAAGCGCAACCTTTAACGTTGGCTGGGAAATGCTGGTTCCTCTGGCGGTGTTGCTATACTTGGCAGCAACCCGCAAACCAGCGCTACCCACGGTATTTTTCGGAGCTTTGCTCGGTGGTGTGTGGGCGCTAATTTTCCAACCTGAAATGGTTAGTCAAATAGCCGGAGAACAGGGCTGGGTTGCGGCCTTAAAAGTCGTTTGGTTAGCCTTATCAGATGGCGTATCGGTGAGTACAGGCAGTGCCAATCTTGATTCATTGTTAAGCGGCGGTGGCATGTCGTCAATGTTAAATACCGTATGGCTCATTTTAAGTGCCATGACCTTTGGCGCCATTATGGAAAAAGTTGGCCTGCTGGAACGCTTTATCCGCGGCATGCTGAAGTCAGCTAAGAGTGTCGGTTCGCTGGTTACCGGGACCATTTTTACCTGTTTTGGTGCGAACGTACTAACCGCAGACCAATATATGGCAATTGTATTGCCAGGGCGCATGTTCAAAGAAGAATATGAGCGTCGCAATCTGGATCCCAGAGTGCTTTCCCGTACTCTGGAAGATAGTGGTACCATCACATCGGCTCTTATTCCCTGGAATACATGCGGAGCTTATATGTTTTCAGTACTTGCCGTAAGTCCGTTCGAATATGGTATTTATGCGTTCTTTAATTACCTGACACCGCTAATTGCCATAATTCTCGCTTATACCGGCTGGACTATCTTGTATTTGAACCCAAAAGACAAAACGGCTGAAGCCTAA
- the pepN gene encoding aminopeptidase N: protein MTQLPKAKYRKDYQEPEFTITDVDLTFNLHPTETRVTSVLKVVRQGDHTKPLVLDGEQLTLLSLKVDGEDVAEDSYECNEHSLSLNTSLKAFTLEIENSVNPTANEALEGLYLAENTFCTQCEAEGFRRITYYPDRPDVLAKFTTTIIADKAEFPYLLSNGNRIKQLDLDNGKHMATWQDPFPKPCYLFALVAGNFDVLRDEFTTREGRTVDLELFVDKGNLDRADHAMLSLKNAMKWDEERFDLVYDLDIYMIVAVDFFNMGAMENKGLNVFNAKYVLANPATATDQDFLNVESVIGHEYFHNWTGNRVTCRDWFQLSLKEGLTVFRDQEFSSDLGSRAVNRIQDVRVIRSHQFAEDAGPMAHPIRPDKVVQMNNFYTVTVYNKGAEVIRMIHTLLGESGFQKGMKLYFERHDGKAVTCEDFVQAMEDANGEDFSRFRHWYSQAGTPVVTAEQSYDKDAKQLTLVLKQETASTPGQEQKAPFHIPVKWSAYSEQGAELSLSDNNLLHLKENESTFTFDNVVEKPILSLFDNFSAPVKVKRTISDDELRVLLAHSKDDFSRWDAAQSLFTRMIEKGINDDSAIELSAQTIDACRNLLQANTDPALKALALTLPSASTIADNYETIPVEAINTQLKSLKTQLAVALENDFSQLLSACKSEKAYQLVGDEIAKRQLKQVCLSYLAELGDAATDKLTEQFDQADNLTDQLGAMQAGVWANHSAAESLLNKFEQQWRGEKLVMDKWFSTQALANNEATVERVKDLMTHPDFSLKNPNRVYSLLAAFTQNQAQFHKADGAGYELIGSVIQQLNTSNPQVASRLLSAFVSWRRYDENRQKLMRNQLESLRQLPNLASDLFEKIESCLTE, encoded by the coding sequence ATGACACAATTACCAAAGGCTAAATATCGTAAAGATTATCAGGAACCTGAATTCACAATAACGGATGTCGATTTAACTTTTAATCTTCATCCAACAGAAACTCGGGTAACGAGCGTCTTAAAAGTTGTACGGCAAGGCGATCATACAAAGCCTTTGGTACTCGACGGGGAACAACTCACCTTACTGAGCTTAAAAGTCGATGGTGAAGACGTTGCTGAGGATTCATATGAATGCAATGAGCACAGCCTTTCACTTAATACTTCGCTCAAGGCGTTTACCCTTGAAATTGAAAATAGCGTTAACCCGACGGCTAATGAGGCGCTTGAAGGCCTGTACCTGGCTGAAAACACCTTCTGTACGCAGTGCGAAGCAGAAGGCTTCCGACGCATCACTTATTACCCCGATCGGCCTGATGTTCTGGCAAAATTTACAACCACAATTATTGCCGATAAAGCAGAGTTTCCATACTTATTATCAAATGGTAACCGCATAAAGCAGCTGGATCTTGATAACGGAAAGCATATGGCAACCTGGCAGGACCCGTTTCCTAAGCCTTGCTATCTGTTTGCTCTTGTCGCGGGTAATTTCGATGTATTACGTGACGAATTTACTACCCGGGAAGGGCGTACCGTTGATTTAGAGCTTTTTGTCGATAAAGGCAACCTGGACAGAGCTGATCATGCCATGTTATCGCTTAAGAATGCGATGAAGTGGGACGAGGAGCGTTTCGACCTGGTCTACGATCTGGATATTTATATGATTGTAGCCGTCGACTTCTTCAATATGGGCGCCATGGAAAACAAAGGCCTGAACGTTTTCAATGCGAAGTACGTTTTGGCTAATCCCGCGACGGCAACCGATCAGGACTTTCTTAACGTTGAATCCGTTATTGGTCACGAATATTTCCACAACTGGACTGGCAACCGCGTGACGTGCCGCGACTGGTTTCAACTGAGCTTAAAGGAAGGGCTGACTGTTTTCCGCGATCAGGAGTTCAGTTCAGATCTCGGCTCCAGAGCCGTCAACCGCATTCAGGACGTCCGCGTTATTCGCAGCCACCAGTTCGCTGAAGATGCCGGACCCATGGCGCATCCGATTCGACCGGATAAAGTTGTTCAAATGAATAACTTTTATACGGTTACGGTCTATAACAAAGGCGCCGAAGTTATTCGGATGATCCACACCTTATTGGGAGAATCCGGTTTTCAGAAAGGTATGAAGCTTTATTTTGAGCGTCACGATGGTAAGGCTGTAACCTGTGAAGATTTCGTTCAGGCTATGGAAGATGCAAACGGCGAAGACTTCAGTCGATTCCGTCATTGGTACTCGCAGGCAGGAACGCCGGTTGTTACAGCGGAGCAGTCTTACGATAAAGACGCGAAACAACTGACCTTGGTGCTCAAACAGGAAACAGCGTCTACTCCCGGACAAGAGCAAAAGGCACCTTTCCATATTCCGGTTAAATGGTCAGCCTATAGCGAGCAGGGCGCAGAACTGTCATTAAGTGATAATAATTTATTGCACTTAAAAGAGAATGAATCGACTTTTACCTTTGATAATGTTGTGGAGAAACCCATTTTATCTTTATTCGATAATTTCTCTGCGCCAGTTAAAGTAAAACGCACCATAAGCGATGACGAATTGCGGGTACTGCTGGCTCATAGCAAAGATGACTTTAGTCGTTGGGATGCGGCACAGTCGTTGTTTACCCGAATGATAGAAAAGGGAATTAATGATGATTCCGCTATCGAATTATCAGCACAAACGATTGATGCATGCAGGAACTTGCTTCAGGCCAATACAGATCCGGCACTAAAAGCTCTGGCCTTAACACTGCCTTCAGCCTCAACGATTGCTGATAATTATGAAACCATTCCGGTAGAAGCAATTAATACCCAGTTGAAGTCACTAAAAACACAACTGGCAGTTGCGCTCGAGAATGATTTCAGCCAGCTTCTGAGTGCCTGTAAGTCAGAAAAAGCCTACCAGTTAGTGGGTGATGAAATAGCCAAACGGCAACTGAAACAGGTTTGTTTAAGCTACTTAGCCGAATTAGGCGACGCAGCGACCGATAAGTTGACAGAACAGTTTGACCAGGCCGATAACCTGACTGATCAACTGGGTGCAATGCAGGCCGGAGTGTGGGCTAATCATTCTGCAGCCGAGTCTTTACTTAATAAGTTTGAGCAGCAATGGCGTGGCGAAAAACTGGTAATGGACAAGTGGTTCAGCACTCAGGCTCTTGCTAATAACGAAGCTACGGTGGAGCGCGTTAAAGATTTAATGACGCACCCCGATTTCTCGTTAAAAAATCCAAACCGGGTGTATTCACTGCTTGCCGCGTTCACTCAGAATCAAGCTCAGTTTCATAAAGCTGACGGGGCAGGGTATGAACTGATAGGCTCAGTCATTCAACAACTGAATACCAGCAACCCTCAGGTTGCCTCAAGACTGCTCTCTGCTTTTGTCAGTTGGCGCCGGTATGATGAGAATCGCCAGAAATTAATGCGGAATCAGCTTGAGTCTTTACGTCAATTGCCAAACCTGGCCAGTGACTTATTTGAAAAAATAGAAAGTTGTCTAACTGAATAA
- a CDS encoding DUF2835 domain-containing protein, giving the protein MIIEYVFNLSMSYQEFCDVYYSKGYQQIVVTTVNGTRVALPAGRLIPFIDNQGVRGRFLLQVDEQQKFVGLKRLT; this is encoded by the coding sequence GTGATCATTGAGTATGTTTTTAACCTGAGTATGAGCTATCAGGAGTTTTGCGATGTTTATTACAGCAAGGGTTATCAACAAATTGTAGTAACGACCGTTAACGGCACGCGGGTAGCACTACCCGCGGGGCGTTTAATTCCTTTTATCGATAACCAGGGCGTGCGTGGACGCTTCCTTTTACAAGTTGATGAGCAGCAAAAGTTCGTGGGATTAAAACGGCTGACTTAG